In Macadamia integrifolia cultivar HAES 741 chromosome 5, SCU_Mint_v3, whole genome shotgun sequence, a single window of DNA contains:
- the LOC122078952 gene encoding homocysteine S-methyltransferase 1-like (The sequence of the model RefSeq protein was modified relative to this genomic sequence to represent the inferred CDS: added 30 bases not found in genome assembly) has translation MEDLICKFKKFTRKTIVVYPNSGEVWDGRAKRWKPSECFDDDMFKLHATRWRDSGAKLIGGCCRTTPSTIKSISKVLKKEDLERFCFSTGKFQV, from the exons TTTACGAGAAAAACAATAGTTGTTTATCCCAATAGTGGGGAGGTGTGGGATGGAAGAGCTAAGAGATGGAAG CCTTCCGAGTGCTTTGACGATGACATGTTCAAATTGCATGCAACAAGATGGCGCGATTCAGGAGCCAAACTCATTGGAGGATGTTGTAGGACAACACCTTCCACCATTAAATCCATCTCCAAGGTCCTTAAAAAGGAAGATCTTGAACGATTTTGTTTCTCCACAGGGAAATTTCAGGTTTGA
- the LOC122078370 gene encoding zinc finger protein CONSTANS-LIKE 16-like, producing MSSDRKLASAIGGKTARACDSCLCRRARWYCAADDAFLCQGCDGSVHSANPLARRHERVRLKTASLKPPTEDSNPSSFENSLPSWHKGFTRKARTPRNVKKPPKTEESMPLNPLPLVPEMGSDETSPDENEDQLLYRVPVFDPFVAELCASTTSSEAAAPANTVATVSVVESESKALLPVAVDNLPGFLPSDMDLAEFAADVESLLGRGLDENSFGMEGLGLQSAKEEERTMDDAMEGCFGNGKVKVEVEDRDDVDTVVGCHVDLDVEMGRETLDLNFDYDSQTTAEEEEEEKFSGGATADGGCSGGSAMMMMKINGGYQLKLDYEAVIAGWAVQGQGSPWTTGDRPQLNLDDCWPDFLSMCSMDVHPHHHHLPYEEMVGGGHVAKGDGGREARVSRYREKRRTRLFSKKIRYEVRKLNAEKRPRMKGRFVKRSSFAGTSFPF from the exons ATGAGCTCCGATCGGAAACTAGCCAGCGCTATTGGCGGAAAGACGGCGAGAGCCTGCGATAGTTGCCTGTGTAGACGCGCCCGTTGGTACTGTGCTGCCGACGACGCCTTCCTCTGCCAAGGTTGCGATGGTTCAGTCCATTCTGCAAACCCTTTAGCTCGTCGCCATGAAAGGGTTCGACTCAAAACTGCATCACTGAAGCCCCCCACTGAAGATTCCAATCCTTCTTCATTCGAGAATTCTCTCCCTTCATGGCACAAGGGCTTCACCCGCAAAGCTCGAACTCCTCGAAATGTCAAGAAGCCACCCAAAACTGAAGAATCCATGCCCTTAAACCCTCTCCCTCTAGTCCCCGAGATGGGTAGTGATGAAACCTCACCGGACGAGAACGAAGACCAGCTTCTCTATCGTGTCCCAGTCTTTGACCCTTTTGTTGCTGAGCTCTGCGCGTCTACAACATCCAGCGAAGCAGCAGCACCAGCTAATACTGTTGCTACAGTTTCTGTCGTTGAAAGTGAATCTAAGGCTTTGTTACCGGTTGCTGTTGATAACTTACCTGGATTTCTACCGTCAGATATGGATCTTGCAGAATTCGCAGCTGATGTGGAGAGCTTATTGGGTCGAGGGCTTGATGAAAACTCGTTTGGCATGGAAGGCTTGGGACTACAGAGTgctaaagaggaagaaagaaccATGGATGATGCCATGGAGGGTTGCTTTGGAAATGGGAAGGTGAAGGTTGAGGTGGAAGATAGAGATGACGTGGATACTGTTGTTGGATGTCACGTGGATCTAGATGTTGAGATGGGGAGAGAGACACTGGACTTGAACTTTGATTATGATTCGCAGACTACAgctgaggaggaagaagaggagaaatttAGTGGTGGTGCAACTGCTGATGGCGGTTGTAGTGGAGGGTCGgccatgatgatgatgaagatcaaCGGTGGATATCAGTTAAAGTTGGATTACGAGGCGGTCATCGCCGGTTGGGCTGTCCAGGGCCAGGGTTCACCCTGGACCACCGGAGACCGGCCTCAACTCAACCTGGACGATTGCTGGCCCGATTTTCTG AGTATGTGCTCCATGGAtgttcatcctcatcatcatcatctaccATATGAAGAAATGGTAGGAGGGGGACATGTGGCGAAGGGTGATGGAGGGagagaagctagggtttcaagatacagagagaagagaaggactAGGTTGTTCTCTAAGAAGATAAGGTACGAGGTGAGGAAACTCAATGCAGAGAAGAGACCCAGAATGAAAGGCAGATTCGTTAAGAGGAGTTCCTTCGCTGGAACTAGTTTTCCCTTCTAA
- the LOC122078951 gene encoding homocysteine S-methyltransferase 1-like (The sequence of the model RefSeq protein was modified relative to this genomic sequence to represent the inferred CDS: added 41 bases not found in genome assembly), with amino-acid sequence MNLIPISSRFTPQTIDISPRDQRSTGVSLCYLAVLYWSRVVALERAIESREREMGLGKATDSARETLLEDLIRRAGGCAVIDGGLATQLDKHGAAINDPLWSALCLIKNPELVQRVHFEYLEAGADILLTSSYQATIPGFLSKGLSIGEAEILLQKSVILALEARDKFWAVAQKIPERSYNRALVAASLGSYGAYLADGSEYSGCYGPDVSLDKLKDFHRHRLQVLVEAGPDLLAFETIPNKLEAQACVELLDEEQVQIPSWICFSSMDGEH; translated from the exons atgaacctgatcccTATTTCATCCCGATTCACACCTCAGACGATTGACATATCCCCACGCGATCAACGCTCAACTGGTGTAAGTTTATGTTATTTAGCCGTTCTTTACTGGTCAAGAGTAGTTGCGCTGGAGAGAGCTATcgaatctagagagagagagatggggctAGGGAAGGCGACAGACTCTGCTAGGGAGACATTGCTGGAGGATCTGATAAGGAGAGCAGGTGGGTGCGCTGTGATCGACGGAGGTCTGGCCACCCAGCTTGATAAGCACGGTGCAGCCATTAACGATCCTCTCTGGAGCGCTCTTTGCCTTATCAAAAACCCCGAACTCGTCCAACGG GTTCATTTCGAATACCTTGAGGCTGGCGCAGATATATTGTTGACATCCTCCTATCAG GCAACAATTCCAGGATTTTTGTCCAAGGGACTATCAATTGGAGAAGCAGAAATTCTTCTTCAAAAGAGCGTCATATTGGCTCTGGAAGCCCGTGATAAGTTCTGGGCTGTTGCACAAAAGATCCCTGAGCGCAGTTACAACCGTGCTTTGGTTGCTGCGTCTCTCGGAAGCTACGGGGCTTATCTTGCAGATGGTTCAGAGTACAG TGGGTGTTATGGACCAGATGTGAGCCTGGACAAGTTGAAGGATTTCCATAGGCATCGATTGCAAGTTCTTGTGGAAGCAGGTCCAGACTTGCTTGCGTTTGAGaccatacccaataaacttgaaGCTCAG GCCTGTGTTGAGCTACTTGATGAAGAACAAGTCCAAA
- the LOC122077888 gene encoding aspartic proteinase nepenthesin-1-like, translated as MAFMETVLSLIFLLSSSLLLYSIVAHEGPESITLSLIHPFSVHSPFYPGKNRTDVEKTNLLIQATEARMQHLFPTTTMRQDGSWNGSSEVDDIATLVKLTGVYYLAQVGIGSFPPNLGRKWKSYFLIMDTGSHITWVQCEGCDPCLPLSQPNFPYRQSQSYRPIPCGHRDCPTTREDCFGTFCGFKISYGVRSGGPSTKGTIVRETLTFLSDTTRVRVESYPNFFLGCGLQSYNHMLPPQNQAAGLLGLGFGGYGTSPIWRQINKKRFSYCLFNSEQASSKLYIGERARMVGPQVVSTPLIRGSNPSLYYLDLQDISIAGSPLGLGRSLSAGCTIDTGAATTSFDSNVYARVRAGFVQYFAQFHIQPYNSRTRPRYVPDYDLCFPSPSGFNRFPTMTFHFRGANLVVQPINVFTKGAHFVCVALIPGAATTIIGAFQQAQHRFSYDLELGDTGTLFFAPEDCGGSA; from the coding sequence ATGGCTTTCATGGAGACTGTATTATCTCTAATCTTTCTCCTCTCGAGTTCATTGCTACTATATTCCATTGTTGCTCATGAAGGTCCCGAGTCCATCACTCTAAGCCTCATTCACCCATTCTCCGTCCATTCACCATTTTATCCAGGGAAAAACAGAACAGATGTGGAGAAGACTAATCTACTTATTCAGGCCACAGAAGCCCGTATGCAACATCTATTCCCAACTACAACAATGAGACAAGACGGAAGCTGGAATGGAAGCAGTGAAGTTGATGACATAGCGACACTAGTGAAATTAACCGGTGTATATTATCTAGCCCAGGTGGGTATAGGTTCATTTCCACCAAATCTTGGCCGAAAGTGGAAGAGTTATTTCTTAATCATGGACACTGGAAGTCACATTACTTGGGTACAATGCGAAGGTTGTGATCCTTGCTTACCCCTGTCGCAACCCAATTTTCCATACCGACAATCTCAAAGTTATAGGCCTATTCCTTGTGGTCACCGAGACTGTCCAACTACAAGGGAGGATTGCTTCGGAACGTTTTGTGGATTCAAAATAAGTTACGGGGTTAGATCAGGTGGGCCCTCAACGAAGGGAACTATTGTAAGAGAGACCTTGACCTTCCTTTCTGATACAACTAGAGTACGTGTTGAATCTTATCCCAATTTCTTCTTGGGTTGTGGCTTACAAAGCTACAATCATATGCTTCCACCACAGAATCAAGCTGCTGGgcttttgggcttagggtttggaGGCTATGGAACTTCTCCCATATGGAGGCAGATAAACAAAAAACGGTTCTCTTATTGCCTATTTAATTCTGAACAAGCCAGTTCAAAGTTATATATTGGAGAACGTGCAAGGATGGTAGGACCACAAGTTGTGTCTACGCCATTGATAAGAGGATCTAACCCATCGCTCTACTACCTGGACTTGCAAGATATCAGCATTGCAGGTTCTCCCCTTGGACTTGGGAGATCCCTCTCTGCTGGTTGCACAATAGATACAGGTGCTGCCACTACTTCATTTGATTCTAATGTTTATGCCCGTGTGAGAGCTGGTTTTGTTCAATACTTCGCACAGTTTCATATTCAACCATACAATAGTAGAACCAGACCAAGATATGTGCCCGATTATGATCTCTGTTTCCCAAGTCCATCTGGTTTTAATAGGTTTCCAACCATGACGTTTCATTTCAGAGGAGCTAACCTTGTTGTGCAGCCCATAAATGTATTTACAAAAGGGGCACATTTTGTTTGTGTTGCACTTATACCAGGTGCTGCCACTACAATAATTGGAGCTTTTCAGCAAGCGCAACACAGATTCTcctatgatttggagttgggagATACTGGAACTCTCTTCTTTGCTCCTGAGGATTGTGGAGGCAGTGCTTAA